From the Malus domestica chromosome 17, GDT2T_hap1 genome, one window contains:
- the LOC103436496 gene encoding 7-deoxyloganetin glucosyltransferase-like — protein MTSSKEVVGNKPHAVCTPLPLPSHVTAMLKLAKLLHHEDFHITFVNTEYNHKRFLNSLGPSSLDGLPDFRYETIPDGLSDNDTRQEFPLLQESIRKNFLAPLLNLLKKLNDRNPPVTCMVSDGFMTSTITAAKQLEIPIVAFFPFAAAGFMGSKQYPILVEKGLAPLKDESCLTNGFLEMVIDWVPGMKGIRLRDLPTCFRVTDPNDLVFKFSLEAVERVHEASAVVVHTFDALEPDVLSALSSIPPPVYSIGPLQLLLNQFALDPLKPMGYSMWKEETECLEWLNTKARNSVVYVNFGSLISLTPQQLLEFGWGLANSKLPFLWAIRPDLVIGESAIFPPEFEFETKERGLLASWCPQEQVLNHPSVGGFLTHSGWNSTIESLSAGVPMLCWPFFADQTTNCYYTCNEWGIGMEIDNDVKRDEVEKLVRELMEGEKGKKMKNKVMEWKKLAEEATSPQGSSTRNLDNLVNQVLLRKR, from the exons ATGACTAGTTCCAAAGAAGTAGTAGGCAATAAGCCTCATGCTGTATGTACTCCGCTTCCACTTCCAAGCCATGTAACGGCAATGCTAAAACTTGCAAAGCTCCTCCACCACGAAGACTTTCACATTACTTTTGTTAACACAGAGTACAACCACAAGCGCTTTCTTAACTCTCTTGGCCCCAGCTCCCTCGATGGCTTGCCTGACTTCCGGTATGAAACAATCCCAGATGGCCTTTCAGATAACGATACCCGCCAAGAGTTCCCTTTGCTTCAGGAGTCCATCAGAAAGAACTTCTTGGCTCCGTTGCTTAACCTCCTCAAGAAACTGAATGACAGGAATCCTCCAGTGACTTGTATGGTTTCAGATGGTTTTATGACATCGACCATCACAGCTGCTAAACAGCTTGAAATTCCTATCGTTGCCTTCTTTCCTTTTGCTGCAGCCGGCTTCATGGGTTCTAAACAATATCCTATTTTGGTGGAAAAAGGACTTGCGCCTTTGAAAG ACGAGAGCTGCTTGACAAATGGATTTTTGGAGATGGTAATTGATTGGGTTCCAGGAATGAAGGGTATCCGTTTGAGGGATCTCCCAACTTGCTTTCGAGTTACAGATCCGAATGACCTTGTGTTTAAATTCTCCTTGGAAGCAGTTGAAAGAGTTCATGAAGCTTCAGCAGTTGTTGTTCATACTTTTGATGCATTGGAGCCAGATGTTTTGAGTGCTCTGTCATCTATACCTCCACCTGTTTATTCCATTGGCCCtctccaattgcttctcaatcaatTTGCACTAGACCCTTTGAAGCCTATGGGATATAGTATGTGGAAAGAAGAAACCGAGTGCCTTGAATGGTTAAACACCAAGGCGCGAAATTCAGTTGTTTATGTGAATTTTGGCAGCTTAATATCCCTGACACCACAACAGCTTTTGGAgtttggttggggacttgcaaataGTAAGCTTCCCTTCTTGTGGGCAATTAGGCCTGATTTGGTTATTGGTGAATCAGCGATTTTTCCACCAGAGTTTGAGtttgaaaccaaggaaagaGGTTTACTAGCGAGTTGGTGCCCCCAAGAGCAAGTCCTAAACCATCCGTCGGTTGGCGGGTTTTTGACGCACAGCGGTTGGAATTCAACCATTGAGAGCTTGTCTGCAGGAGTGCCTATGCTCTGTTGGCCCTTCTTTGCCGACCAGACAACCAACTGTTACTATACTTGCAATGAATGGGGGATCGGCATGGAGATTGATAATGATGTGAAGAGAGATGAAGTGGAGAAGCTTGTTAGAGAGTTAATGGAAGGGGAGAAgggcaagaaaatgaaaaacaaggtCATGGAGTGGAAGAAACTTGCGGAAGAAGCTACCAGTCCACAGGGTTCTTCGACTAGAAATTTAGACAATTTGGTGAATCAAGTGCTATTAAGAAAAAGGTAG